The stretch of DNA TTCCAAGAGCCTGTTCAGCTACAATCTTCTATAGAGAATTCCTCCATTAAATGTTCATGTTATTGTGAATTGCAGTAGTCCAATAGATAGCAGCAAATtgcttaataatattatttttgttacattAGTCAATTCTCAGTTGCCAGGAAACAAGTAATTTTTAGCAGAAACAAAACTGAACAAGAATATGCTTCACCTATAATAATAAGACAACATTTATGCATAACAGTTCCCTTGTGGCTTATTATATTAGTAAAATTTAACTATTGTTGTCACTATGCATCTTTGTTTAAAGACTGCTCATGGATTGCATGTCACTGTAGGTTTGCAAGGGAAAGCTCTTTCCTGAATTTCTAAATAGAGtagcaaaaatatatattgctactCATAGCTTACTGTTAGAGATTGTACAAAGGTGACTTTCTAATCAgcagtctttaaaaataaatattgtatctTGATAAAAAGTATTAATCCTAATCTTAAGTGAGAATAGAATGCTGGAGCAAACTAGACTCAGGTTTCAGTTAGTTGGTCAGCGAGGTTGAGAAAATGGGACCCCTGAATTTCACAAGCAGGTTCCCCTCCTATAAAGGGTTCAATACATGTAAAAATAcattcaaaaaatacaaaaaatcatttatcaaattattttcagaatgtGTGCATACAGTATGCAGGAATTTTAACATTGCTGCGTTCTGCTCTCAGAGTCAATACTGTAACAACACGTCAAGAAAACCTGTCAGCAGATCTTTCTAATTTAGGGTAAAGTTGCATTCTTTCATGTTTCAATAGAAgttaatattactattactattgtaTGTTGAAATTAGATTTTTGCTGGCCCTTCTCATCACAAAGTATCTTACTTATTAAGTTATCAATTattgttacttatttttttttattctaaaagccTGTGCTCTATGTAATAGAAATAGTATAGGCAatgagaaggaaaataatgaaaattttgtgTACTGTAGTTAATAGCAGAAGTTAATAACTCATATGATGATAAAAAATGTAGGGACACTGAAAATGTATTTTGAGTTGACAAAAGTTAATTGACACGTACCTTGAAACGCATAGCTACCCTTCAATTCCCTTCAACGCCAGCAAGtactaattaatcaatcaatcagttccCTTCACTTTCCATATACCGTATTTACATTACGTATAAGTTCCAGATTTGGTAAGTTTCAGGTGAAACATATTTTAGAGGAATGGAAATACTACAAAAACATTTAAAGCCAAAAGAAAACTAGTtagtattttgtttctttcttcctaAAAGTACTTAGTAGTACTTGGTTACTGCAGTGACATTATTGTAGTTATACACAATATGTACAGATCTTGAatctcacattttcttttgggagCAAAAGGCTAAATACAGTTTTTTATCATGGCATCTTAACCCTCACAGTTCAGGCTGATATGTACGTACTACTATATGCTAATGCACACCCATGACTAACTAAATTTAAGGCTGGccgattggaaaaaaaaactcatcaatggaaagaggaagatatgcatatGCTCATTGTATAAgtaaagaaaatctaaaaaaatttatgtacCTTCCACAGGAAGTTGAAAGTAAATATTTCCCACCTGGTGTGGACCTCTTTTCCCCAAGACAGTTGTAAAAATGCACTAATTTTTCCAAGTaatgtgttttttctaatattttatttgatcaaattataattacagctcagacAATATCATATCAGATAAGAACAAAAATTAGAACAAAATTCCGATGGGAATTTGGGAGAAAGACTGAATCTCTCCCAGCTCACTCTGACTCTCGTATAGTGATCTGTGGAGTTGCCGATAGTGATAAATGGCACTTGGAACATTTTTCCCACAAAATTCATTCAACCACATCAAATCTTGAACATATATGTTTGTTACCCGGGCTTTACCACAAAGCTATATGCAAACATGTGTGTATGTTACCCATCCAGTTTCAATTAATGACTTAAACTAAAGTCATACTGATATCAAGATAATGCACTTTTTCAGCTATTACAATAAATCTTTATTCTGTGTGTTGTCACTTATCCTGTACTAAATTCATAAAATACATGAATACTTTTATAGTCCTAACGATGATGAAATTTCCAGATTACCTGAGGATTTTGCAAGTGATATCTGCAAAGTTGTGTTTGGACCAGCAAGACCTGACATCGACAGACAGCTACGCAGCACAGCACCTTCATTGCCAGTTCTGACAAATATGAATTGGCGAGTAGAAGTAACTATCTCAACCAGGTTAGGCTTATTATTTTTCTCAACTCTAACAGTAAAGAAGTCTATACAGTACAGTAATTTTTCATTCTGCAAAGAGGAGAcaatttattgatttactttGCAAAAGTTAACTTTTGTTCCTTCCAGCTGGTTGTCACGTGTCTTGGAGCCAGTTGTGATGTTGCGACTGGAGCTGAACAATGGGTCATCTTATACATTTCAAGTTCCAGTAGCAAAATTTCATCACCTTCGATATGCTGTTGCTAACCTATTACACCAAATGGAAGATCTTCGGACATCTTCTATATGTAAGAAATAATCATATGATTTGTAATGAACTAAGAAATTAGTTCCAATGTAAAATGTACAATTCATGATGCTGTCACTTTGATTCTGTGACTTTACATTCCAACCTTGAAACACTTAATAGCtatgtttttattatcatataagtcttgttaataattctaagtatattgtcattgattttgacttttttaataaaatacattaaaatcatTCAGTATTCTCATTTGAAAGTAGTAATTCACATGGATAatcaacttctaaaaaaaaagtactgtatGAATTACATTGATCGTTTTGAGTATCATTAATATGGGAACATCTTGTATTTCCAGATAacctacttaacccttaaacgccgaagcggtattttaaaaatcgtctcccgtatgccgacggCATTCGCGACTGTGAGAGCCGAaacgaggaaaatttttttttaaaatcacagcaagcttagttttcaagattaagagttcatttttggctccttttttgtcattgccttaagtttagtatgcaaccatcagaaatgaaaaataaaaaaaatataattatcatatataaacattCGGGATATATGacagagtgaaaaaaaattaatatataattgtatacaaatcacgctgtgagcaaaacggttaaagctaacaagttaattttttttcgttgtattgtacactaaattgcaaccattttggtatataacacattgtaaaacgatcaaggcaacacaaagaaaatattatcacaaaatgatgcatgaattcgtaacgcgcggacgtaaaaaaaaaactgttttcaaaaaattcaccataaatcaaaatattgtgctagagacttccatttgttgcaaaatgaaggtaatgattgaatattactagactgtaagtgttgtagcttacaattacagttttcgaccatttcggtcgagttaaagttgactgaaggacgaattttttctatttatcgtttatttatatgaaaaatatttcaaaactgataaaagctataatcatggtttttgttgttgtagtttctacatgaaattgcacacattttcatatataaaaactttatgtaacggataatttaaaatggtgcaaacattacgacaatcagacgaaaaaatgtttgtatttttcggaagagttaccgcagcgggcgtaaggaaatttttttttttttttttcataaattcaccataatcgaaatattttgctggagacttccaatttgttgcaaaataaagttaaatgattgaatattactggaatgtaagagttttagcttacaattgcatttttcgaccatttcggtcgagtcaaagttgaacaacggttgatattttggcacttaaagttatgtgaaaatatttcaaaactgaaaaaagctacaaccatgatttgtttttttgttgtattctacatgaaattgcgcacatttccatatacaggtggggccccccgtattcatgatttctctcgggaaacgtttccctgcattattcgtggaaattcgtgcattcgcggtatttttctttatgagacatatccacaaattcctgagttattttatcaatttcatcataaaatgcactttttgtgataaaactattaaaaaaaaccaagtatgaaaatttttagtggttttttcttgagttttaactaacaaaataggctgtctttagcgtttttataggggttccaaacattcgcaggttctaactattcacggggggttctggtaaGCATCCCCGCGAATCGCGCAGAcggaaggaaaaaggttttttcataaattcactatcaaatcaaaatattgtgctagagacttccaatttgttgcaaaatgaaggtaaatgattgaatatactagaatataagtgtttagcttacaattgagtttttttaccatttcagtcgagtcaaagttgaccgaaggttgaaattttggcacatcgttatttatataaaaatatttcaaaactgataaaagctacaaccatgagttgttttcagttgtattctacatgaaattgcacacattttcatatataatgctccatgtaacggctatataaaatggtgcaaaaattatgtcaagtgacgaaataatttctgagatgtgtcgctgatgtttttagtgcgagaagaaagaaattcgcgcttatgcgctgggtaacaattgtaaacaaaacgacgccttgatccgtgagcttacagcatcccccaaggcgcgtgattcaaaagtttttgcctggtaggcctataagtatttttccgtgaattaaaaaaaaacatgatattgttatgatacaataaagtttcatacatacttacctggcagatatatacatagctatcgactccgtcgtccccgacagaaattcaaatttcgcggcactcgctacaggtaggtcaggtgatctaccgccctgctctgggtagcaggactaggaactattcttCGTTTTCgaatcatattctctcttccacctgtctcctgcggggaggctgggtgggtcttcaatcgtatatatctgccaggtaagtatgtatgaaactttattgtatcatgacaatatcattttctacattcaacttacctgtcgatatatacatagctgattgacaccctttggtggagggcaagagacagctaactaactgactagacaggtaaacaacatatgttgtaggtataaataaaccttagttcctaccttattagcatggaagacttcgtggctactgcccaggagtctgcttcatctcaaagagttcttgctggtctgtcaATGGGTCTTATCCCACTTACTCGGCcagagcctaactggcgtttgtcaaggggtgctaatccgcttatatgacaacacgccccTTCTTAAGGagcacaaccgatcccgatcacccgatcctaacccgtgttagttctaagattgccaagagtcatccccaccccaaactcttagcaaacaaccacaaactcgaaactcatacatacaaaatcaaaaaataaaaattttgtaccctctaatagtcagctgtcactcgatttcctaatgaagcgaagtgaaggccgacagtgcgacatctgacactcccatgcacaggaaacacgagaacacatccgacaagagggttacgtacacatatttaaggatcggtgctctctcctttacccagaaaccgtctgtgctgacacaaaacggacctaaagaaaaacatttctcatacgttactcgcacatcttttaaataatgagatgcaaatactgagttgcatctccaataggttgcgtccaaaatatttttaagtgacatatttctctggaacacaattgatgtcgcgattgcccttacctcatgagctcctactcttaatagattaaaagagtcatctgggcagttcttatgagcctcggtaattacacttctaacaaagaaggccaaagcatttttagacataggtctcttggggtctttcaccgagcaccaaagaccatgttgtgagcctcccaaccgctttctttctgtccagatagaatttcagtgctctaactggacaaagtgatctttctatttctctgcctactaggctagtaagtccttttacctcgaaactcctaggccagggattcgaagggttctcgtttttggcaagaaaaagtctggaatgaacaaatcgcagaaatCTTCTTTGAAACCAACTCTGACTCaaggcgtgcaactcgctgacccttttagccgtagccagagatagaagaaatatacactttctagtgatatcccggaatgaagccgtatgaggtggttcgaacttttccgaggatagaatttcagaaccacatctaagttccagctcggaatcctaggctctactgacttggacgtttcaaaggagcggatgagatcgtgcaaatctttattattcgtcaagtctaagcccctgtttctaaagactgacgaaagcatacttctgtatcctttaatagttgGTACAGAGATGTGactttccctcaggaaaagaaggaaatccgcaatttcggtttacagaggtattggaagaggacagcttcttcgacctgcaccagtttctgaaaaacttacccacttcgattggtacacttgcctagtagatgatctgcgggctctagcaattgcgcttgccgccttgcgagagaccctctcgctctgaccaatctttcgatagtcgaaaggcagtcagagcaagagcgggtagattttgatggtacctctcgaagtggggttgtttgagcagatctatcgtTTGGAAGAGATCGGTGggagtccactgtccactccatcacctccgtgaaccaaattcgggatggccaatatggggctatcagagtcattctggttcccttcgaggccacaaactttctgactacttcccccagaatcttgaatggggaaaagcgtacacgtctagccctgaccagtccaggagaaaggcgtctattgcataagccctgggatcctctaccagggcgcaaaatgtgtctatccttttggagagaaacgtggcgaatagatctatctgcGGTTTACCCCCAAAGATACCagggtctgacagacttccgagtggagggtccattctgtaggaaggacctggaacctcctgctcagtctgtctgctctcacgttcctctcccccttgaacaaatctcgttagaagaaccacattcctttgatttgcccaaatcagcagatctcttgccagttcgtatagggcgaaagagtgagttcctccttgtttcttgacataagccagagcggtcgtattgtcggagtttatctgaattactttgtctctgatatctgctcgaagctccttaacgcgaggtgaatcgcaaagagctaccttgcaatttatgtgccatgacacctgctctttccgaccaggtgcctgacacttcttcggacctagagtcgcaccccaacctgtctccgacgcgtctgagaacaatgtcagaggtttgggttccgaacttctaaggatactcctctgttttcttccaagggggtcaaccaccaccttaattgttCCTTACTTtaatgagattggaaacgtgtccgagagctgtcctgtcttccaactccaactgcttctcagggAAGTACTGAAGcgacggagatgcagtcttcctagaggaaagaactgttcgagcgaggaaagggtccccagaaggtcaaccattccctcgctgaagtacgctctttctctaagaagtcaaatactgtggcacagcctttccttactctctcttggagaaggaaatactcgaaaccccgagaatccatctgaatccccagatagactacgttctggctggggaccatctgggatttctcgaggttcacgattaatcctaatgtctttgtcaattccaggattgttgacaggtcctccagacactgcttttgagacctggcctgatgagccagtcgtccaggtatagggagacgtttatccctttcatgtgaaggtgttttgacacatttttcatcaagtctgtgaagacttggggagccgtagacaggccgaaacacagggccctgaactgatagatccttcccctgaacATTGAAACGaaaaggtacttcctcgacgaatggtgaatcgggatgtggaaatatgcgtcttgaagatctagagacgccatccaatctccttgacggagagctgcaagtactgaggcagacgttccatgctgaacttctgttgttgtacgaatttgttcagcgaacttacatccagtaccggtctccatccccccgaggctttcgctacgagaaacaagcgattgtaaaaccccggggagctttgatccagtaccagctctattgctcttttgtcccacatctgctccaccatttgacgaagagtatccatcagaacagggctccttgtatctggctgacagcagTTCCCTCCGGTGACGTTGTCAAGGGGgggtctgtccttgaatgggatataactacccttcttgattactgacattgaccaaggatcggatcctatgtcttccctgctcccgcaaagaattgtaacctggctcctacagtgtctggaggaaagatttctcattttcccttcttaaagggacggaaggcagatcttccccttttttttttcagttgatttccttCTGACAATGGATCTAGCCTGAGAGCCTCTCCCGAAATgggctgctgttgttgagctggcttagaggctttcttttcctcactagcacaggtctattcttccttgaggattgccttattaagatcctgagtggctttctcagttagcgaataatgggcaatgtctctcaccaactgcgaaggaaataaatgctcagagagaggcGATACAGCAAAgcgatctctgcgaaggcgagacggccttagtgaggaaaggcactatgaaccgctctcttctttagtattcccgcaccgaagagggagcacacttccgccgatccatcttgaaccgcctatcgatgcatgttaaggatgctatgcaaggtttcagggcttagttgttctttttcatgggacttcttagcaatgaccccaagggaccaatctaggaagttaaatacttctaaggtatgaaaaagtcccttgaggagaggtccatttccgaaagaccccatgttgctttcgCGAATTTAagcatgtctcctcgacgagtctacgagactggagaagtccgattcagctgaaacgggcagagacaatcccatgttttctcccgtttcgtaccatatgcctctcctgtcccttagtttagcgggaggcatgcaaaagatcgtccttcctaactccttagtcttgatccaggagtccagagattgtaaggcccttttcatggatatggccggtttcattttcaggaaagacgaagacttgtgtgccttcgtacttgaaaatagagagcgaggagaaggaggagcggctggagtcaatgcatctccatattcttctaagaagaagagcagaaagaactttgtaattcgaaagcccttctctgttagtaacttcgtcctccgagacgtcatctaaattaataggatcggaaggagaaggctcccttccctcctctgtctcctctcttgatttcttcctttccgaagaagaagcacttctataaggagatgggctaggagtaactctctccttacgtttatcattaggcgaGTCACGTATCATGCTctacgcctgttagactcctgtcggatgtcaagctcttcatgaggagaaatgcgcctggcgttttagcaggagtatctcgctgagaatactcctgaggcctggtaggagtatcctgCCTGACAGTCGTTACACTTCGAATACTCCGCCGTCTGGAAGGCCATTCGCcaaatactcctgccgtctggaggGCGCATCCTGCTCCAAATACtccgcctgttaggagtattaagctcagaataatCCTGGCGCTTTGGTAGGCGCATCGTgcttagaatactcctggcgcctggtaggagtaaaaagtccagaatactcctggcgcctgggaggagtatcgaccggccagagtaatcaaggcgcttggcaggagtatctcttccccgaatactcctgacctacgaaggcgcatctagttccgaatactcctgaggcttggtaggagtatcgctcatggaatgcgcctttcgaatagcaagtatattgcgcttagcgggcgctatactcctatcaggagttctctcttctccagttgctcttgttgcttggatgaagatctgggcctagaaagatctacagtaaagtcaggctctttgcgcctacttggcgcctggctcctagttggcgcctgacgcttggtaggagttacttcttttcccacatctcgcctgcctaacgcaccgctcccccaagatggccgcttgtgcgacaacctcccctggagggttcgtcgcgccGACAGGAGATCTGTATTTGGATCTCTTTAATCGGAAGCCGTCATCCTTTTtaacgagtaggctctttagaaagtactcctaccaaagacgctatttgctcctgtacattcatcaaaattctcctggtcgaaggctcattcgaatcaggagaaggagatctggaaggcgctcgagagtcttttcccttccaaggactaaatcctttctagctttcttgattaccgaaggcgcctcctcttcagagaagcgctcggctagaattaagctcagttctttccagttcctttttagcggacgtgaaagcttcgattccttccatcctcttctcggagaaggcgcgaaaactagaagatgaaaagcactcacgaaggacgctttttctatagctgtccctggcagtctgatgtatacgattctgccgaagggacgcctgatcgttggggattccccacgacacCCCCCCGTAAGGcgtttcgactttccttctcctctgggccagggagcttggaagaggtctaggcctgggagcgtcgcagggacgaccagacgcccccctcactacactggggacactaacatcactcgagaaaccacattcacttctcttaccttccaatgcttccattttctcttgcattttgtgaagggaagctctgagttccgctatttctgaggcgga from Macrobrachium nipponense isolate FS-2020 chromosome 18, ASM1510439v2, whole genome shotgun sequence encodes:
- the LOC135197210 gene encoding COMM domain-containing protein 5-like isoform X2 (The sequence of the model RefSeq protein was modified relative to this genomic sequence to represent the inferred CDS: added 197 bases not found in genome assembly) gives rise to the protein MQQEPILFPGRVPTEVKTMIKSSKSMEKSVFRKMIKLALGYLQGSLTSDECETAVQNICQASKADTEETVLNVCIQYAGILTLLRSALRVNTVTTRQENLSADLSNLGLPEDFASDICKVVFGPARPDIDRQLRSTAPSLPVLTNMNWRVELVVTCLGASCDVATGAEQWVILYISSSSSKISSPSICCC
- the LOC135197210 gene encoding COMM domain-containing protein 5-like isoform X1 (The sequence of the model RefSeq protein was modified relative to this genomic sequence to represent the inferred CDS: added 197 bases not found in genome assembly) yields the protein MQQEPILFPGRVPTEVKTMIKSSKSMEKSVFRKMIKLALGYLQGSLTSDECETAVQNICQASKADTEETVLNVCIQYAGILTLLRSALRVNTVTTRQENLSADLSNLGLPEDFASDICKVVFGPARPDIDRQLRSTAPSLPVLTNMNWRVEVTISTSWLSRVLEPVVMLRLELNNGSSYTFQVPVAKFHHLRYAVANLLHQMEDLRTSSICKK